One segment of Alligator mississippiensis isolate rAllMis1 chromosome 13, rAllMis1, whole genome shotgun sequence DNA contains the following:
- the C13H1orf167 gene encoding uncharacterized protein C1orf167 homolog isoform X5 has translation MGILGSLPLESRSSPVTCRFCFAPDVSPPAIQGAEEYRARGKTRAAQARMKWGSPFAKAWGLGSVTSETEPTSIYHRYRTTELYTQRASVSEGIWSGPLSAEAGPVGLVDTEAGSPYDCSPYLGYGSQACGHATTHFPEEPPFRSPPCSVSRKKDLPPSPYPGGLQVSLETQRGGAQMNIGVAIDGTPKEVCVRVTSPPTETGAAPVQQLCIHSSSEGASAPHCKYHGETAELYDTALAAGKRPSVVNSRLSAARSSLSPLSVTVRRGCSEYSWAVPDVDGLDTAREGGRRELSIMAVCMPPAEKSTGDLPPHEVSCQVQHVAPAWIPGSDFLALEMESSAQLPGNQQLLSRCLQAWSSHVLEKTTAAKKLYKQQLLRKGLAALQWAVQLRKTQLETAQQRYTLSMLAGSFHRWKKAMAKQSRRGTSQSELSLQTRDLPVGSVGCGRSPAGTALTECQLGTGPLREAALSSGVERELWKRLHRRQRAHDLGRRAQAIGDLRRLAAAFQLWCLQKELLGREEARASQACALLERKRLQSIFQAWRSRSQEAVRVWSLVTQLQRKQTARCFRAWKQLVEQKTLCKRSLERHRTASLRKSFQQWVLILQLREAHKLTTMDLFLLRQRRYYGQGPSSAARGPAVEDDHPLPSLTVLRWSLRVGGGSLDDHCQRVKLQRIFLRWRTRLHEQQQAKAFSRASEQRRLREALRHWHHRALQLDPLSHQPRGPPAWLDSEESSASSGFHSSTPAPPVFWSSLDRDSRQNSSCSMLAIEDGPCLLQHSSTLQQPLCTPGPGELCGELYFQASFLPQIPSGRGSWFIGSHLQSLGQCSPDSEGQSLCSSSAWEETGLQTNAWQAYSSAEELDRLGISFGHHMARRLLQQCFSAWAAQTKRLLEMQQHHQHSQLARVFLGWHIWVVEDKRRKDAASRQYRLHRYQTALTLWKQRLSQRVEADRRYIRQLHQKATDALRHWHKCWQRQSTLRGLQQQWAQHSARVRKRMVLDMWRCQAGQWRDAASCWLQILLRRCLVAWWQVTLARSKQREACSEFEGTRQRHLLALCFVQWRTELLRAKQGEGACPQQSTVPARAFRRWRGATRGRQVLHLDSVARVKQACNYWTKAAVLSQCCWQRSAPLGTRKCRKMLLSWSTKQRPGRDRDLSSTCCWLLLSSCRRWLVIYRNSSRAERLPTHPLLERPGLADGDSPQYVWTPESSLELLPVDRDSRELGARYWRRWCLAVLLRRCQKDRQAHCLARAWLQWKDVSRAALLGRSLAWQRLMEQGWKTWRRRYLQHYVSQRFLEDEAQSLLSRAFGRWRKLAASQCQGRGHR, from the exons ATGGGGATATTGGGCTCCCTGCCTTTGGAGTCCAGGTCTTCTCCCGTCACGTGCAGGTTCTGCTTTGCTCCTGATGTCTCTCCACCTGCCATCCAGGGTGCAGAAGAGTATCGTGCCAGAGGAAAGACGAGGGCTGCTCAGGCTAGGATGAAATGGGGCAGCCCGTTTGCTAAGGCCTGGGGTCTCGGTTCAGTGACAAGTGAGACTGAGCCGACCTCCATCTATCACAGGTACAGAACCACAGAGCTATATACCCAGAGAGCCAGCGTCTCTGAAGGAATTTGGTCAGGGCCCCTCTCCGCTGAGGCTGGCCCAGTTGGTCTGGTTGATACTGAAGCAGGCAGTCCCTACGACTGCTCTCCCTACCTTGGCTACGGATCACAGGCATGTGGCCATGCAACCACTCATTTCCCTGAGGAACCCCCATTCAGATctcccccctgctctgtgtctcGGAAGAAGGACCTGCCACCCAGCCCGTACCCAGGAGGTCTGCAGGTGTCACTGGAGACACAGCGTGGCGGGGCTCAGATGAACATCGGTGTAGCCATAGATGGGACCCCGAAGGAAGTGTGTGTGAGAGTCACTTCTCCTCCTACAGAAacaggggctgctccagtccAGCAGCTTTGCATTCACTCTAGCAGTGAGGgagcctctgcccctcactgcaaaTACCACGGGGAGACGGCAGAGCTTTATGATACTGCATTGGCTGCAGGCAAGAGACCATCTGTGGTGAATAGCAGGCTGTCTGCAGCCAGGTCCAGTCTTAGCCCTCTCAGTGTAACAGTCAGACGAGGCTGTAGCGAATATTCCTGGGCTGTCCCTGACGTTGATGGTCTGGACACTgccagagagggaggaaggagagagctcTCTATCATGGCTGTCTGCATGCCTCCTGCTGAGAAGAGCACTGGGGACCTGCCACCCCATGAAGTCAGCTGCCAGGTGCAGCATGTTGCACCAGCCTGG ATCCCAGGAAGTGACTTCTTGGCTTTGGAGATGGAGAGCAG TGCTCAGCTCCCAGGCAATCAGCAGCTGCTGAGCAGATGTCTCCAGGCCTGGAGTAGCCATGTCCTTGAGAAGACAACCGCCGCCAAGAAGCTGTACAAACAGCAGCTGCTCCGCAAGGGGCTGGCAGCCTTGCAGTGGGCTGTACAGCTAAGGAAGACTCAGCTGGAGACCGCCCAGCAGAGATACACCCTGTCCATGCTGGCTGGCAGTTTCCACAGG TGGAAAAAGGCAAtggcaaagcagagcagaagaggaACTTCCCAGAGTGAGCTAAGCCTTCAGACCAGAGATCTGCCCGTTGGCAGTGTTGGGTGCGGCCGAAGTCCAGCTGGAACAGCCCTGACCGAATGCCAGCTGGGCACAGGGCCCTTGAGAGAGGCTGCACTGAGCAGTGG GGTGGAGAGAGAGCTGTGGAAACGACTCCATCGCCGGCAGAGGGCTCATGACCTGGGGCGGAGGGCACAGGCCATCGGGGACCTGAGGCGCCTGGCTG CAGCTTTCCAACTGTGGTGcctgcagaaggagctgctgggcagAGAGGAGGCCAGAGCAAGCCAAGCTTGTGCCCTCCTAGAGAGAAAGCGGCTCCAGAGCATCTTCCAGGCATGGCGTTCCCGGAGCCAGGAGGCAGTGCGGGTTTGGTCGCTGGTGACTCAGCTCCAAAGAAAACAGACAGCTCG GTGTTTCCGTGCATGGAAGCAACTTGTTGAGCAGAAGACACTTTGCAAACGCAGTCTGGAACGGCACAGGACAGCATCATTGAGGAAATCCTTCCAGCAGTGGGTTCTTATACTGCAGCTCAGGGAGGCACACAAGCTGACAACCATGGACCTGTTTCTCCTGAGACAGAGGCGATACTACG GTCAAGGACCCAGCTCAGCTGCCAGAGGGCCTGCAGTGGAGGATGACCACCCTCTGCCAAGCCTGACCGTCCTGAGATGGTCCCTTAGGGTAGGAGGTGGCTCTCTGGATGACCATTGCCAGAGAGTGAAGCTTCAGAGGATATTCCTGAGATGGAGAACAAGGCTCCATGAGCAACAGCAAGCCAA AGCCTTCTCCCGGGCATCAGAGCAGCGCCGGCTGCGGGAGGCCTTGAGGCACTGGCACcacagggctctgcagctggatccaCTGAGCCACCAGCCCAGGGGCCCTCCTGCCTGGCTGGATTCAGAGGAGTCCTCGGCATCATCCGGCTTCCACAGCAGCACGCCAGCCCCTCCTGTCTTCTGGAGCTCCCTGGATAGG GACAGCCGCCAAAACAGCAGCTGTTCCATGCTGGCCATTGAAGatggcccctgcctgctccagcacagcTCGACTCTGCAGCAGCCCCTCTGTACACCGGGGCCAGGCGAGCTGTGTGGAGAGCTCTACTTCCAGGCATCCTTTCTCCCCCAGATCCCCTCAGGCAG GGGCAGCTGGTTCATTGGAAGTCACCTCCAATCtttggggcagtgcagcccagacAGCGAGGGCCAGTCGCTCTGCAGCTCCTCGGCGTGGGAGGAAACGGGGCTGCAGACCAATGCATGGCAG GCATACAGCTCTGCAGAGGAGCTGGACCGTCTCGGCATCTCCTTTGGGCACCACATGGCACGGCGGCTCCTGCAGCAATGCTTTTCAGCCTGGGCAGCCCAGACAAAGAGGCTCCTTGAGATGCAACAACACCATCAGCACAGCCAGCTGGCCCG AGTATTCCTCGGCTGGCACATATGGGTTGTGGAAGATAAGAGGCGGAAAGACGCGGCGTCCCGACAGTACCGTCTGCATCGCTATCAGACTGCCCTCACCCTGTGGAAGCAGAGGCTGAGCCAGAGGGTGGAGGCGGACAGAAGATACATACGCCAGCTTCACCAAAAGGCCACGGATGCCCTGCGGCACTGGCACAAGTGTTGGCAGA GGCAGAGCACCCTacgggggctgcagcagcagtgggctcaGCACAGCGCCCGCGTGAGGAAGAGGATGGTCCTAGACATGTGgcgctgccaggctgggcagtggaGAGATGCCGCCTCGTGCTGGTTGCAGATCCTCCTCCGCAG GTGCCTTGTGGCTTGGTGGCAGGTCACACTGGCCAGAAGCAAGCAGCGTGAGGCGTGCTCCGAGTTTGAGGGCACCAGACAGCGGCACCTCTTAGCCCTGTGCTTTGTGCAGTGGAGGACAGAGCTCCTGAGAgccaagcagggagagggggcctGCCCGCAGCAGAGCACGGTACCAGCAAGAGCTTTTCGGCGCTGGAGGGGGGCCACGAGGGGACGCCAAGTGCTGCACTTGGACTCCGTGGCCAGGGTGAAGCAG GCCTGCAACTACTGGACGAAAGCAGCTGTCttgtcccagtgctgctggcagcGGAGCGCCCCGCTGGGTACCCGGAAGTGCCGGAAGATGCTGCTGTCTTGGTCCACGA AGCAGAGACCAGGAAGGGACAGGGATCTTTCATccacctgctgctggctgctcctgagCTCCTGCCGCCGCTGGCTGGTGATCTACAGGAACTCAAGCAGGGCAGAGAGGCTGCCTACCCACCCACTTTTGGAGAGGCCTGGTTTGGCAGACGGAGACTCCCCTCAATATGTGTGGACCCCAGAAAGCAGCTTGGAGCTCCTACCAGTTGATCGAGACAGCAGGGAACTGGG ggccaggTACTGGCGTCGGTGGTGCCTGGCTGTGCTGCTCCGGCGGTGCCAGAAGGACAGGCAAGCACActgcctggccagggcctggCTGCAGTGGAAGGATGTCAGCagggcagcactgctggggcGATCGCTG GCCTGGCAGCGGCtgatggagcagggctggaagacaTGGCGGAGACGCTACCTGCAGCACTATGTGTCCCAGCGCTTTCTGGAAGACGAAGCCCAGAGCCTGCTGTCCCGG gccTTTGGAAGATGGCGCAAGCTGGCAGCATCCCAGTGCCAAGGCAGAGGACACCGCTGA
- the C13H1orf167 gene encoding uncharacterized protein C1orf167 homolog isoform X6, which yields MESSAQLPGNQQLLSRCLQAWSSHVLEKTTAAKKLYKQQLLRKGLAALQWAVQLRKTQLETAQQRYTLSMLAGSFHRWKKAMAKQSRRGTSQSELSLQTRDLPVGSVGCGRSPAGTALTECQLGTGPLREAALSSGVERELWKRLHRRQRAHDLGRRAQAIGDLRRLAAAFQLWCLQKELLGREEARASQACALLERKRLQSIFQAWRSRSQEAVRVWSLVTQLQRKQTARCFRAWKQLVEQKTLCKRSLERHRTASLRKSFQQWVLILQLREAHKLTTMDLFLLRQRRYYGQGPSSAARGPAVEDDHPLPSLTVLRWSLRVGGGSLDDHCQRVKLQRIFLRWRTRLHEQQQAKAFSRASEQRRLREALRHWHHRALQLDPLSHQPRGPPAWLDSEESSASSGFHSSTPAPPVFWSSLDRDSRQNSSCSMLAIEDGPCLLQHSSTLQQPLCTPGPGELCGELYFQASFLPQIPSGRGSWFIGSHLQSLGQCSPDSEGQSLCSSSAWEETGLQTNAWQAYSSAEELDRLGISFGHHMARRLLQQCFSAWAAQTKRLLEMQQHHQHSQLARVFLGWHIWVVEDKRRKDAASRQYRLHRYQTALTLWKQRLSQRVEADRRYIRQLHQKATDALRHWHKCWQRQSTLRGLQQQWAQHSARVRKRMVLDMWRCQAGQWRDAASCWLQILLRRCLVAWWQVTLARSKQREACSEFEGTRQRHLLALCFVQWRTELLRAKQGEGACPQQSTVPARAFRRWRGATRGRQVLHLDSVARVKQACNYWTKAAVLSQCCWQRSAPLGTRKCRKMLLSWSTKQRPGRDRDLSSTCCWLLLSSCRRWLVIYRNSSRAERLPTHPLLERPGLADGDSPQYVWTPESSLELLPVDRDSRELGARYWRRWCLAVLLRRCQKDRQAHCLARAWLQWKDVSRAALLGRSLAWQRLMEQGWKTWRRRYLQHYVSQRFLEDEAQSLLSRAFGRWRKLAASQCQGRGHR from the exons ATGGAGAGCAG TGCTCAGCTCCCAGGCAATCAGCAGCTGCTGAGCAGATGTCTCCAGGCCTGGAGTAGCCATGTCCTTGAGAAGACAACCGCCGCCAAGAAGCTGTACAAACAGCAGCTGCTCCGCAAGGGGCTGGCAGCCTTGCAGTGGGCTGTACAGCTAAGGAAGACTCAGCTGGAGACCGCCCAGCAGAGATACACCCTGTCCATGCTGGCTGGCAGTTTCCACAGG TGGAAAAAGGCAAtggcaaagcagagcagaagaggaACTTCCCAGAGTGAGCTAAGCCTTCAGACCAGAGATCTGCCCGTTGGCAGTGTTGGGTGCGGCCGAAGTCCAGCTGGAACAGCCCTGACCGAATGCCAGCTGGGCACAGGGCCCTTGAGAGAGGCTGCACTGAGCAGTGG GGTGGAGAGAGAGCTGTGGAAACGACTCCATCGCCGGCAGAGGGCTCATGACCTGGGGCGGAGGGCACAGGCCATCGGGGACCTGAGGCGCCTGGCTG CAGCTTTCCAACTGTGGTGcctgcagaaggagctgctgggcagAGAGGAGGCCAGAGCAAGCCAAGCTTGTGCCCTCCTAGAGAGAAAGCGGCTCCAGAGCATCTTCCAGGCATGGCGTTCCCGGAGCCAGGAGGCAGTGCGGGTTTGGTCGCTGGTGACTCAGCTCCAAAGAAAACAGACAGCTCG GTGTTTCCGTGCATGGAAGCAACTTGTTGAGCAGAAGACACTTTGCAAACGCAGTCTGGAACGGCACAGGACAGCATCATTGAGGAAATCCTTCCAGCAGTGGGTTCTTATACTGCAGCTCAGGGAGGCACACAAGCTGACAACCATGGACCTGTTTCTCCTGAGACAGAGGCGATACTACG GTCAAGGACCCAGCTCAGCTGCCAGAGGGCCTGCAGTGGAGGATGACCACCCTCTGCCAAGCCTGACCGTCCTGAGATGGTCCCTTAGGGTAGGAGGTGGCTCTCTGGATGACCATTGCCAGAGAGTGAAGCTTCAGAGGATATTCCTGAGATGGAGAACAAGGCTCCATGAGCAACAGCAAGCCAA AGCCTTCTCCCGGGCATCAGAGCAGCGCCGGCTGCGGGAGGCCTTGAGGCACTGGCACcacagggctctgcagctggatccaCTGAGCCACCAGCCCAGGGGCCCTCCTGCCTGGCTGGATTCAGAGGAGTCCTCGGCATCATCCGGCTTCCACAGCAGCACGCCAGCCCCTCCTGTCTTCTGGAGCTCCCTGGATAGG GACAGCCGCCAAAACAGCAGCTGTTCCATGCTGGCCATTGAAGatggcccctgcctgctccagcacagcTCGACTCTGCAGCAGCCCCTCTGTACACCGGGGCCAGGCGAGCTGTGTGGAGAGCTCTACTTCCAGGCATCCTTTCTCCCCCAGATCCCCTCAGGCAG GGGCAGCTGGTTCATTGGAAGTCACCTCCAATCtttggggcagtgcagcccagacAGCGAGGGCCAGTCGCTCTGCAGCTCCTCGGCGTGGGAGGAAACGGGGCTGCAGACCAATGCATGGCAG GCATACAGCTCTGCAGAGGAGCTGGACCGTCTCGGCATCTCCTTTGGGCACCACATGGCACGGCGGCTCCTGCAGCAATGCTTTTCAGCCTGGGCAGCCCAGACAAAGAGGCTCCTTGAGATGCAACAACACCATCAGCACAGCCAGCTGGCCCG AGTATTCCTCGGCTGGCACATATGGGTTGTGGAAGATAAGAGGCGGAAAGACGCGGCGTCCCGACAGTACCGTCTGCATCGCTATCAGACTGCCCTCACCCTGTGGAAGCAGAGGCTGAGCCAGAGGGTGGAGGCGGACAGAAGATACATACGCCAGCTTCACCAAAAGGCCACGGATGCCCTGCGGCACTGGCACAAGTGTTGGCAGA GGCAGAGCACCCTacgggggctgcagcagcagtgggctcaGCACAGCGCCCGCGTGAGGAAGAGGATGGTCCTAGACATGTGgcgctgccaggctgggcagtggaGAGATGCCGCCTCGTGCTGGTTGCAGATCCTCCTCCGCAG GTGCCTTGTGGCTTGGTGGCAGGTCACACTGGCCAGAAGCAAGCAGCGTGAGGCGTGCTCCGAGTTTGAGGGCACCAGACAGCGGCACCTCTTAGCCCTGTGCTTTGTGCAGTGGAGGACAGAGCTCCTGAGAgccaagcagggagagggggcctGCCCGCAGCAGAGCACGGTACCAGCAAGAGCTTTTCGGCGCTGGAGGGGGGCCACGAGGGGACGCCAAGTGCTGCACTTGGACTCCGTGGCCAGGGTGAAGCAG GCCTGCAACTACTGGACGAAAGCAGCTGTCttgtcccagtgctgctggcagcGGAGCGCCCCGCTGGGTACCCGGAAGTGCCGGAAGATGCTGCTGTCTTGGTCCACGA AGCAGAGACCAGGAAGGGACAGGGATCTTTCATccacctgctgctggctgctcctgagCTCCTGCCGCCGCTGGCTGGTGATCTACAGGAACTCAAGCAGGGCAGAGAGGCTGCCTACCCACCCACTTTTGGAGAGGCCTGGTTTGGCAGACGGAGACTCCCCTCAATATGTGTGGACCCCAGAAAGCAGCTTGGAGCTCCTACCAGTTGATCGAGACAGCAGGGAACTGGG ggccaggTACTGGCGTCGGTGGTGCCTGGCTGTGCTGCTCCGGCGGTGCCAGAAGGACAGGCAAGCACActgcctggccagggcctggCTGCAGTGGAAGGATGTCAGCagggcagcactgctggggcGATCGCTG GCCTGGCAGCGGCtgatggagcagggctggaagacaTGGCGGAGACGCTACCTGCAGCACTATGTGTCCCAGCGCTTTCTGGAAGACGAAGCCCAGAGCCTGCTGTCCCGG gccTTTGGAAGATGGCGCAAGCTGGCAGCATCCCAGTGCCAAGGCAGAGGACACCGCTGA